From Glycine soja cultivar W05 chromosome 4, ASM419377v2, whole genome shotgun sequence, the proteins below share one genomic window:
- the LOC114409179 gene encoding protein odr-4 homolog isoform X2: MAKGVIGEETRLKLAEGLLSQSAVPSEVGLLIGKFSSSLGRAFLFDLIPTPHNDSAEPACALTDPDKKKGTKSNPADSSSLFIDKDWVAEHARQVSRMLVGGIKVVGLYVWVSDAAFKNSTIMLCQTVKGVAEAAPVLEGDWDERLLLHISYSPRRWNCRNCSLSSNITSSSLRPCDFKMGKVLTSLQTFKCMHNFNLRLPILRDSASKFQTLSDVLRHAISIHAKELAGAKALIDGKLVVESESYSSDGVHEVELLLSFLNDSSIEACSQGDVVGILSFSGLICSFAYLNSKEPISQAITDIKGDIITSLQSRLDIICDEVDVDSGNNHDVGSQVSNEISAEKPVPQLVLHLLRLLRYIYILPEFLLTGILSLSLCNEAVGFITYLWVVSNNCS, translated from the exons ATGGCGAAAGGCGTAATCGGAGAAGAAACGCGACTCAAATTAGCGGAGGGTCTTCTCAGCCAATCCGCAGTTCCATCCGAG GTGGGTCTTCTAATCGGCAAGTTCAGCTCCTCCTTGGGCCGGGCCTTCCTCTTCGACCTCATTCCCACCCCACACAACGACTCTGCCGAGCCCGCCTGCGCCCTCACCGACCCCGACAAGAAGAAGGGCACCAAATCCAACCCCGCCGATTCCTCTTCCTTGTTCATCGACAAGGATTGGGTCGCCGAACATGCCCGCCAGGTTTCTAGAATGCTCGTCGGCGGCATCAAGGTCGTCGGCCTATACGTTTGGGTTAGCGATGCCGCATTCAAAAATTCAACCATAATGCTTTGCCAG ACCGTGAAGGGTGTTGCTGAGGCAGCTCCGGTTTTGGAGGGTGATTGGGATGAGAGGCTGCTTCTTCACATTTCTTATAGCCCGAGGAG GTGGAATTGTAGAAACTGCTCACTGTCTTCGAATATTACATCAAGTAGTTTGCGGCCTTGTGACTTTAAGATGGGGAAGGTCTTAACTTCCCTTCAGACGTTCAAGTGCATGCACAACTTTAACCTGAG GTTACCTATATTACGCGACAGTGCATCAAAGTTCCAGACATTGAGTGATGTTCTTCGTCATGCAATATCTATTCATGCCAAAGAGCTTGCAGGTGCAAAGGCCTTGATTGATGGTAAATTG GTTGTTGAGAGTGAGTCATATTCATCAGATGGTGTGCATGAAGTTGAATTGCTTCTTTCATTTCTGAACGATAGTTCTATTGAAG catGCAGCCAAGGAGATGTTGTTGGTATTCTTTCATTTAGTGGCTTGATATGTTCTTTTGCATATCTGAATTCAAAAGAGCCTATTTCACAAGCCATCACTGATATAAAG GGAGATATCATTACGAGTCTGCAAAGTAGATTGGATATAATCTGTGATGAGGTAGATGTTGACTCTGGTAACAATCATGATGTTGGAAGCCAAGTAAGCAATGAAATATCGGCTGAAAAGCCTGTTCCCCAACTAGTGTTGCACTTATTGAG GTTATTGcgttatatatacatattaccTGAATTCTTACTCACTGGAATTCTCTCTTTAAGTCTGTGCAATGAGGCTGTGGGATTTATCACCTATCTTTGGGTTGTTTCAAACAACTGCAGCTAA
- the LOC114409179 gene encoding protein odr-4 homolog isoform X1, whose amino-acid sequence MAKGVIGEETRLKLAEGLLSQSAVPSEVGLLIGKFSSSLGRAFLFDLIPTPHNDSAEPACALTDPDKKKGTKSNPADSSSLFIDKDWVAEHARQVSRMLVGGIKVVGLYVWVSDAAFKNSTIMLCQTVKGVAEAAPVLEGDWDERLLLHISYSPRRWNCRNCSLSSNITSSSLRPCDFKMGKVLTSLQTFKCMHNFNLRLPILRDSASKFQTLSDVLRHAISIHAKELAGAKALIDGKLVVESESYSSDGVHEVELLLSFLNDSSIEACSQGDVVGILSFSGLICSFAYLNSKEPISQAITDIKGDIITSLQSRLDIICDEVDVDSGNNHDVGSQVSNEISAEKPVPQLVLHLLRKGCSLPFPRRVFAPWLAGVYVCDYLQPSETVEVLKDHSMELLSMKAPADVSTILEPEKEEISFKTKSFWDVVVPSYSEIHLMEDKSKRDGGSESPSSKTVKPGRINVVAAGLILLLSVLVGSVLFALKG is encoded by the exons ATGGCGAAAGGCGTAATCGGAGAAGAAACGCGACTCAAATTAGCGGAGGGTCTTCTCAGCCAATCCGCAGTTCCATCCGAG GTGGGTCTTCTAATCGGCAAGTTCAGCTCCTCCTTGGGCCGGGCCTTCCTCTTCGACCTCATTCCCACCCCACACAACGACTCTGCCGAGCCCGCCTGCGCCCTCACCGACCCCGACAAGAAGAAGGGCACCAAATCCAACCCCGCCGATTCCTCTTCCTTGTTCATCGACAAGGATTGGGTCGCCGAACATGCCCGCCAGGTTTCTAGAATGCTCGTCGGCGGCATCAAGGTCGTCGGCCTATACGTTTGGGTTAGCGATGCCGCATTCAAAAATTCAACCATAATGCTTTGCCAG ACCGTGAAGGGTGTTGCTGAGGCAGCTCCGGTTTTGGAGGGTGATTGGGATGAGAGGCTGCTTCTTCACATTTCTTATAGCCCGAGGAG GTGGAATTGTAGAAACTGCTCACTGTCTTCGAATATTACATCAAGTAGTTTGCGGCCTTGTGACTTTAAGATGGGGAAGGTCTTAACTTCCCTTCAGACGTTCAAGTGCATGCACAACTTTAACCTGAG GTTACCTATATTACGCGACAGTGCATCAAAGTTCCAGACATTGAGTGATGTTCTTCGTCATGCAATATCTATTCATGCCAAAGAGCTTGCAGGTGCAAAGGCCTTGATTGATGGTAAATTG GTTGTTGAGAGTGAGTCATATTCATCAGATGGTGTGCATGAAGTTGAATTGCTTCTTTCATTTCTGAACGATAGTTCTATTGAAG catGCAGCCAAGGAGATGTTGTTGGTATTCTTTCATTTAGTGGCTTGATATGTTCTTTTGCATATCTGAATTCAAAAGAGCCTATTTCACAAGCCATCACTGATATAAAG GGAGATATCATTACGAGTCTGCAAAGTAGATTGGATATAATCTGTGATGAGGTAGATGTTGACTCTGGTAACAATCATGATGTTGGAAGCCAAGTAAGCAATGAAATATCGGCTGAAAAGCCTGTTCCCCAACTAGTGTTGCACTTATTGAG AAAAGGATGCAGCCTTCCATTTCCTAGAAGAGTCTTTGCACCATGGCTAGCAGGGGTGTATGTATGTGATTATTTGCAACCTTCTGAAACTGTTGAG GTTTTAAAAGATCATAGTATGGAATTACTATCCATGAAAGCTCCAGCTGATGTCTCTACAATTTTGGAGCCAGAGAAAGAAGAGATATCTTTCAAAACTAAATCTTTCTGGGATGTGGTAGTCCCCTCCTATTCAGAAATTCACCTCATGGAAGACAAGAGCAAACGTGATGGCGGAAGCGAGAGTCCAAGTAGTAAAACTGTGAAGCCGGGTCGCATTAATGTTGTCGCCGCTGGTCTCATCCTTCTATTGTCTGTGTTAGTTGGTTCTGTGCTATTCGCCCTGAAGGGTTGA
- the LOC114409179 gene encoding protein odr-4 homolog isoform X3, with the protein MAKGVIGEETRLKLAEGLLSQSAVPSEVGLLIGKFSSSLGRAFLFDLIPTPHNDSAEPACALTDPDKKKGTKSNPADSSSLFIDKDWVAEHARQVSRMLVGGIKVVGLYVWVSDAAFKNSTIMLCQTVKGVAEAAPVLEGDWDERLLLHISYSPRRWNCRNCSLSSNITSSSLRPCDFKMGKVLTSLQTFKCMHNFNLRLPILRDSASKFQTLSDVLRHAISIHAKELAGAKALIDGKLVVESESYSSDGVHEVELLLSFLNDSSIEACSQGDVVGILSFSGLICSFAYLNSKEPISQAITDIKGDIITSLQSRLDIICDEVDVDSGNNHDVGSQVSNEISAEKPVPQLVLHLLRKGCSLPFPRRVFAPWLAGVYVCDYLQPSETVEKRLPGLC; encoded by the exons ATGGCGAAAGGCGTAATCGGAGAAGAAACGCGACTCAAATTAGCGGAGGGTCTTCTCAGCCAATCCGCAGTTCCATCCGAG GTGGGTCTTCTAATCGGCAAGTTCAGCTCCTCCTTGGGCCGGGCCTTCCTCTTCGACCTCATTCCCACCCCACACAACGACTCTGCCGAGCCCGCCTGCGCCCTCACCGACCCCGACAAGAAGAAGGGCACCAAATCCAACCCCGCCGATTCCTCTTCCTTGTTCATCGACAAGGATTGGGTCGCCGAACATGCCCGCCAGGTTTCTAGAATGCTCGTCGGCGGCATCAAGGTCGTCGGCCTATACGTTTGGGTTAGCGATGCCGCATTCAAAAATTCAACCATAATGCTTTGCCAG ACCGTGAAGGGTGTTGCTGAGGCAGCTCCGGTTTTGGAGGGTGATTGGGATGAGAGGCTGCTTCTTCACATTTCTTATAGCCCGAGGAG GTGGAATTGTAGAAACTGCTCACTGTCTTCGAATATTACATCAAGTAGTTTGCGGCCTTGTGACTTTAAGATGGGGAAGGTCTTAACTTCCCTTCAGACGTTCAAGTGCATGCACAACTTTAACCTGAG GTTACCTATATTACGCGACAGTGCATCAAAGTTCCAGACATTGAGTGATGTTCTTCGTCATGCAATATCTATTCATGCCAAAGAGCTTGCAGGTGCAAAGGCCTTGATTGATGGTAAATTG GTTGTTGAGAGTGAGTCATATTCATCAGATGGTGTGCATGAAGTTGAATTGCTTCTTTCATTTCTGAACGATAGTTCTATTGAAG catGCAGCCAAGGAGATGTTGTTGGTATTCTTTCATTTAGTGGCTTGATATGTTCTTTTGCATATCTGAATTCAAAAGAGCCTATTTCACAAGCCATCACTGATATAAAG GGAGATATCATTACGAGTCTGCAAAGTAGATTGGATATAATCTGTGATGAGGTAGATGTTGACTCTGGTAACAATCATGATGTTGGAAGCCAAGTAAGCAATGAAATATCGGCTGAAAAGCCTGTTCCCCAACTAGTGTTGCACTTATTGAG AAAAGGATGCAGCCTTCCATTTCCTAGAAGAGTCTTTGCACCATGGCTAGCAGGGGTGTATGTATGTGATTATTTGCAACCTTCTGAAACTGTTGAG AAGCGGCTGCCTGGCCTCTGTTAA